From the genome of Paracholeplasma manati:
TCATGGTTGAAATTACAGATATCCAACAATTTTATGAAATCGATTCAACTTCAGTGGATTATATTTGTCTCAAGTATTTTAACGATGAAGCCATCAGACGAATCATCTTGGACAATCGAGGCAAAAAACGACTTATCATCGGAGGACTGATTTTACCACAGCGATTAGATGTGATAGGTTCTTATCAATTTGACTTCTTGTACACCAGTCTGTTTAGCAATGCATCGCGAATCTATGATATCGGTGTTAAAGTTGGCGTTTAGTCTAGTAAAAACGCGGTATTTATAGTAAAATAACTATGTTACACGGAGGAATTGTATGAACTTAAAAGATTATATTGCATCCATTGAAAATTTTCCAAAAGAAGGCATTTTGTTTAGAGATATTACACCGCTCATGCTGAATGGCGAAGCGTATAAATATGCTTGTGACCAAATGGTGGCGTTTGCTAAAGAAGTCGGCGCTACAGTCATCGTTGGTCCTGAAGCAAGGGGATTCATTTTTGGTTGTCCTGTCGCTTATGCATTAAACCTAGGGTTTGCACCAGTGAGAAAACCAGGCAAATTACCAAGAGAAACTGTCACTGTTAAATACGATTTAGAATATGGATCGAATGAGTTATCATTACATGCAGATGCTGTTAAAAAAGGTGACCGTGTGCTCATTGTAGACGATTTACTCGCAACCGGTGGAACCGTGGATGCGACAGTACAACTGGTAGAAAAGTTGGGCGGACAAGTCGTTGGCGCTGCTTTCTTCATTGAACTTGAAGCGCTCAAGGGTAGGGAACGCTTGGCTAAATATCCGATTTTTGCTTCATTGAAATACTAAGGTGATAGATTGGAAACGTTGATGACTTTTGAAAAGTTAATCGACAATGTCAAGACATATATCCGACGTGAAAGTGACTTGGCTAGACTTGAGGCGGCATATCAAATGTCGTCTTTTAAGCATGCTACTCAAACCAGAAAAAGTGGCGCGCCATACATCACACACCCACTCGCAGTCGCGTACATATTAAGCGAACTCTCGGCAGGTCCAAATACCCTGATTGCGGCTTTATTACACGACACCCTTGAAGACACACCGACCTCCTATGATGAAATCAAAGCACAATTTGGAGAAGAAGTGGCTCAACTGGTGGATGGAGTTACCAAAATTGGTAAGATTTCGTTTAACCAAGAAGTATCACAAGCCGATAATCATCAAAAAATGTTGCTCGCGATGGGAAAAGATATTCGTGTGGTCTTGATTAAAATTGCCGATCGATTGCACAACATGCGTACGATTCATTACCAATCTTCAGAAAAACAATTGAAAATTGCCAATGAAACGTTAGATATTTATGCGCCACTTGCCCATCGACTTGGTCTATTTAAAATTAAAGCTGAACTTGAAGATATCTCGTTACGCATTGTCAATGGGCCTTTTTATCATCGCATTAAACACTTGATTGAAAACCAAGAACAAATCAAAAATGTGTCGATTGAACACATGATGAGCAAGATTAAAGAACATTTGAGTGAGCATCATGTAGAACACTATCAGATTTCTGGTCGTACAAAAAATATCTATTCCATCTATAAAAAGATGACCAAGCAAAATAAAGATTTTGAAGACATCTACGATATTTTAGCGATTCGTGTCATCGTCGATCGAATTGAGGATTGTTATCAAGTCTTAGGTGTGATTCACGCGCACTTTATACCAATTCCAAAGCGATTTAAAGATTATATTGCCGTACCTAAACCAAACATGTATCAGTCTCTGCATACAACGATTTTATCCGATGATGGCTCGATTTTTGAAGTTCAAATTCGTACTTATGAAATGGATAAAGTTGCAGAATACGGGATTGCAGCCCATTGGGCGTATAAAGAAAGTAAAGAGTATTCCAAAGAAAAAGAACAATTTGAAATTGCACAAAAACTCAAATGGTATGCAGATTTACTCAAGATGAGTGAAGATGCTGACGATAAAAATGAGGGTGCAAACGAATTCGTTCAAACCGTTAAAAACGACATTTTAGAGGCCAATGTTTATGTATTCACCCCTAAAGGTCAAGTCGTTGAATTAACCAAAGGCTGTACTCCGATTGATTTTGCCTACCGTATCCACTCCGATGTCGGTAACAAAATGGTTGGTGCATCCGTCAACAATCGTATTGTCCCACTCGATTATGAACTTCAAACGGGTGACATCGTTGCGATTAGAACCTCTAAAAACGTCACTGGTCCATCTGAAGACTGGCTTAAAATGGCCAAATCTTCTCATGCTAGACATAAGATTAAAGGCTTTTTGAACAAACAAAACAAGGACAATCTACTTGAAATGGGTAAGGACATGATTGAACGTGAACTAACACCATTGAAACTAGAAATGTCGCAAATAACCGATGAATTTGTTGTGAAACATTTCTCGAAGAATATGACTGAAACGGTCGAAGACCTCTTTGTTGAAGTCGGTAAAGGCATCATCAGTCCTAAAACCGTGGCGGCTAAACTTTCTGGCAAAGAACTCGACAAAGAAACGATGTTACAACGCCAACTTGAAAAAGCCAAACGCATATTAACGACGAACCACGAATCTGGATTGATCGTGGAAGGTCTATCCACACCACAAATCAAGATTGCCAACTGTTGTTTACCAGTCCCTGGTGATTCCATTGTAGGTTATGTCACCAAAGGCAGTGGGATTGCTGTCCATCATGAAAACTGTCCAAACGTTAAAAACTTAACGGAGATGCGTTTTGTCGATGTCTATTGGGCAACCAATATCACGAGAAAGTACCCAACCAGAATTCAAATCATTGGTCAGAATCGTGACAATATCCTTTCAGAAATCATCGCGACCATCAATGCGACCTCATTAACCATTGCAGAAGTCAATGCCATAAGCAATGCGCGTTTAGAAAGCATTACAACCCTAAAGATATTGACAAGCAGTAAATCGGAAATTGAGAATGTCATGGTGAACTTAATGAAGATCAACAATATTTATCACATCGAAAGAAGATTTAAATAATGAGAGCGGTCATTCAACGGGTCACCAGTGCTGAAGTCACAGTCGGTGACTACCATCAGTCGATCGGGTTAGGCTATCTCATTCTATTGGGCATTCATGTCGATGATGAGCCTTCAGACTATGATTATATGCTAAAGAAAATTTTATCGCTTCGCATATTTGAGGATGCAGAAGGTAAGATGAACCTCAGTTTATCACAGGTCAATGGCAGTATTTTATTGATTTCTCAATTCACGCTTTTAGGCTCTGTTAAGGGTAATAATCGCCCTTCATTTACACAGAGTGCTAAACCCGATAAAGCATTGGATTATTATTTGAGACTATTCGATGATTTGTCCAAAACGGTACCCATCGTGAAAAAGGGTCTATTTGGAGAAGATATGAAAGTATCCCTCACCAATCAAGGCCCCGTGACCATCATCATCGATACGAAGGAGTGATTCCATGAAAAGCAAATTGAATTGGCGCTATGTGAATATCCTCATGTTACTGTTGATTATTTACATGCTTTATGTGCTATCACCATTGTGGGGTAGTTTATTCGAAAAGGCGATTTTAGCACTATTGCCCATCATCATTGCGTTCGCCATCGCATTCGTCTTTAATCCGATTGTGACGACGCTAGAAAAACGGTTTAAAATCCCGAGGGTCGTTGCTATATTGTTTTTATATGCATCCATCATCGGTATGGTCTTATTGATTGTATTCGTATTTGTGAAACCTTACATTGAAGATTTAAGCAACATCACCGTTGGTTTAGGGAATCTATTGATCCAAATAGGCGATTTGCTCAATATTGATACCAGTTCAGTCCAAGTATCATTATCTGCGATGGTCACCGATATTTATAACAGTATTTTCTCGTTCTTCACTGCGACAGGTGAAGGCGCAGACTTGGTTATTGGTACGATATTTGGTGGTGCAGTCATTGTCATTGTTGGGATCATATTCCTCATTAACTTCGAACACATTAAAAATCGTTCAAAAGAATATTTGCTTTCAAGAGAATCACAAAAAATGTATTTATATGTTTCCCAGCTTTATCATGATTTAACGAATTATTTGGTTGCGGAAATCATCATCGCTGGCATTCAATTCATTGAATATGCGGGTTTGTTCCTCTTGATCAGCATCTTTATCCCTGAATACTTGAATCTCGCATTGTTGTTAGGCGTATCGGTCGCAGTATTTTCATTAATTCCGTATTTTGGTGGATATCTATCCTCATTCTTCATGATTTTGATTGCGTTATCGCTACCAAAACCATTGATTGCAGCCGTACCAATTGGGTTATTCATCCTCATTTTCCCAAATTTAGATGCTTACCTCATTAATCCACATATCTATAAGAAACAATTGAAATTAAACCCACTATTATCGGTTTCAGCCATCCTGCTCATGCAAGCATTCTTTGGATTGGTTGGTGTGGTTATTTCAATCCCTGTCATCTTATTTATTACCATCACGTATAACTTTTATAAAGAACCGATTCACGCCAGACTTAAACGTTTTAAAGAATCGTTATAAGATTGACTTTAAAAGCAGAATATTGTATCATTTAACTGTAATTTAATCGTCTGTTGATTGAAAAGAATGACAAGGCAAGGTCTAAGAGCGAGGATGAACGGTGGAAGCATCCAGAATAACCTGTCAGGGACACTTCAGGAAGACATAACTAGTTGAGGGCTATGGGATAACCATAGAACTAAGGTGGTACCGCGCATGTTTAGCGTCCTTAGAAATAAGGGCGCTTTTTATTTTTTTTGTGGGTGAATCGATGATAACGAACCGAAAAATGCCGACAATTGAATTGGATAGAGTCATCCTTAGAACCTTGTTGAAGAAAGATGCCAACGATTTCTTTGAGGTTGGAAAAGACCCGATCACAACGGAGTTTTTAACCTGGGGGCCATTCAAAACCATCAAAGAAGCGAAAACCATGATTAAATTCACTTATTTTAGACGCATGGCCCGTCAAGAACCGATTGGGTATGCCATTTTAGACAAAGAGACCCATCAAATGATTGGTACGATTGAATTTCACACATTCAATCGAAAGAATAACACGTGTGAAATTGGGTATGTGTTAAAACGTGCCTATTGGAACCAAGGCATCATGACAGCCTGTGTTGATGCGATGACCAAAGTTGCTTTCGAGCACTTAGATATCGATTGTGTCATCATCAAACACATCAAAGAGAATATGGCCAGCCAACGCGTCATATTAAAAGCAGGTTATCAATTCATTGAAATCAATAAACAAAGCTTTTTTCATCCGAAAACGCACCGTTTTCACGATGTTTATGTATACGAAAAATGGAGGAAACAATCATTATGATTAGCAAAGCAAAAGGGACCTATGATGTCCTACCAACCGAATCCTATAAATGGCACACATTAGAAGAAAAAGCACGCCAAATCTGTGTTTTATTCGGTTACAAAGAAGTGAGAACACCGATTTTTGAATACCGTGAAGTATTTCATCGACAAAATGAACAATCCGACATGGTCACCAAAGAAACCTATAACTTCATGGACAAAGGTGACCGCGGATTGACCCTGAGACCTGAAGGTACAGCCGGTGTCATTCGCAGTTTTGTAGAAAACAAGTTATATGTTGAAAACCCACTCAATAAGCTCTATTATATCGGTCCTAACTTCCGCTATGAACGTCCTCAAAAAGGTCGTTTTAGACAATTCTCACAATTTGGGGTGGAAGCGATTGGTTCTAATGACCCTGCACTAGATGCAGAAGTCATCGGATTAGCCTACGCATTCATCCAAAAATTGGGGTTAAAAGGGGTCAGAGTTCGTATCAATACGTTGGGTGATAACGAATCTCGTGCTGACTTCAAAGACGCTTTAAAGAAGCACTTTGAACCTCATGTCGATACCCTATGTGATGACTGTAAATTACGCATTGAGAAGAATCCATTGCGTATATTGGACTGCAAAGTCGATCAACAACACCCAGCGGTACTCAAAGCACCAACCACACAAGACTACTTAAACGACAGTTCAAAAGACTATTTCCAACAAGTATTGGCTTATTTAGACGCTGCTAATATCGATTATGAAATCGCTCCAAAATTGGTAAGAGGTTTGGACTACTATACCCATACCGTATTTGAAATCGAAGCCGATATCGAAGGTTTTGGTGCTCAAAATGTCCTTGGTGGTGGTGGACGTTATCAATCATTGGTTAAAGAACTCGGTGGACCAGATCTACCTGGTATCGGATTCGCTTTTGGCATGGAACGCTTAATCATCGCGATGGAATCAGAAAACATCGCATTTAATGAGGATAAAGTGAATGATATCTTCTTGATTGCAACAGACACAACAGCGCGTATTCAAGCCATCAAACTCTTATTTGAAGCAAGACAACAAGGGTTGGTTGCCGATATGGATTTCGTATCGACCTCATTCAAAGCCCAACTCAAATCCGGTTTAAAATCCAATGCGAAGTATTTGGGTATCATCGGTGAATCTGAGTTACAAAATAAAACCGTATCACTAAAAAATACCACAACACAACAACAGGAAGAAATACCAGTCAAGATTGCGATCCGTTCCGTCAAAAGCTGGTTAGGTAAATAATATGGCTTATACACATCATAACAATGAATTAAATTTAGCCCACCTCGGACAAACCGTACGTCTTAAAGGTTGGGTCGCAAGAAAACGCAACTTAGGCGGTTTGATTTTTATTGACCTTCGTGACCGTTTCGGTATCACACAGCTCTTGGTTCAACCAGGTCACCCATCGTATGAACTCGCAAGTACACTGAAGAGTGAATATGTGATCGCAATCACCGGTGTTGTCATTGAACGTGAATCGAAAAACCCGAATATGGCAACAGGTGACATCGAAGTCAACATCGAAGAACTAGTGGTTTTAAACACCGCTGAAACACCACCTATTGGTATTTCAAATGAAGATACCGCTTTAGAAGATACCCGTCTAAAATACCGTTATTTGGACTTAAGACGTCCTGTCATGCAAAACTTCATGATTAAACGCGCTCAGATCACCCAAGCGGTACGAGAAGCCCTTTTATTAGAAGGATTCAATGAGTTTGAAACCCCAATTTTAGGTAAATCAACCCCAGAAGGTGCGAGAGACTTCTTGGTGCCATCCCGTTTGTACGCAGGCGAATTTTACGCATTACCACAATCCCCACAAATCTATAAGCAATTATATATGGTCGCTGGATTCGAAAAATATTTCCAAATCGCTCGTTGTTTCAGGGATGAAGATTTACGTGCAGACCGTCAATTGGAATTCACCCAAGTGGACATTGAAACCTCATTCTTAACTGAATTAGAAATCCAATCGATGATTGAACGCGTATTGGCTCATACGTTTAAGAAAGTACTCAATGTAGAGATTAAACTACCGATTGAACGCATGCCTTTTGACCGCGCGATGTCTCTATATGGTTCAGATAAACCGGATTTACGCTTTGGGTTATTATTGAAAGACTTAAATCCACTATTCGATCATTATGCCATCCCATTTTTAGCAAACAAGTCCATTCGTGGCTTTGTGGTGCCAAATGGTGCGCATTTATCGCGTAAAGAACTCGATGCTTTTACAACAACCGTGAAGAAGAACCACGGGGATGCTTTAGCATTCTTAAAAGTATCAAACCATGAATTATCTGGTTCCCTGTTAAAAAATATTACGGACCCTAAGCAATTCATCGAATCGGCTGGTTTGGTTGAAAATGACTTATTATTGGTCATTGCCGGTAAGGACTTCGAATCGGCATCCAAAGCCGCTGGTGCGCTTAGAAAAGAACTTGGTGACTACTTGAAGTTAGCGAGTGATGATGATTATCGTTTCGTATGGATCGTTGATTGGCCTTTATTTGATGTCAATGAAGATGGTTCGCTCACTGCAGCCCATCACCCATTCACTTCCCCTAAAGAAGCCGATAAACCATTACTATTTTCCAACCCACAAGCTTGTCGTGCACAAGCCTATGACATTGTTTTAAACGGTTATGAATTGGGTGGTGGGTCGGTTCGTATCCATGAATCACATATCCAACAACAAATGTTTGAAGCCATCGGCCTATCTAAAGAAATCATTGAAGAACGTTTTGGATTCTTGGTCGGAGCCCTCAAGTATGGTACCCCACCTCATGGCGGACTCGCATTGGGTCTGGACCGTTTGGTAATGTTGATGACCAACACCAAAAACATCAAAGACGTCATCGCATTCCCTAAGACACAAAGTGCGAGAGACTTGATGATGCAAGCCCCATCGAGTGTCGCAGATGCACAACTAGAAGAACTCAATTTAATCATCAAAAAATAAAGACGAGCAATCGTCTTTATCTTTTTCAAAATGGCTTCATTTAGCCGTTATTTTGTTGTGTTTGTTGTCTTACCATATGTTCATAGCGGAATTCAAGTCTGGCTTGAACATTGATTTGTGCCATTTGAAGTCTGAATTGGTTGAGGACTTGATTGTATTGTAAAAGGGTTGCTTGAAGTTGGAGATTCAATTCACCTAAGAATAAATCTTCAAACGCTGCTAAATCGACTTGATGTTCTAAGAATAATTGGCGATAGGTTTCGCGAATGGCTCGATAATCATCCATGAAGTTTTCTAAAAGCAGGATTTCAAGTTCACCATTTTGATAGAAGAACAAGTACTCGTGTGGTATATTTTCTGCATCCACATACGCTTTAACCATTTGATCTAGTTCAGCTTTGGTAGACATGAAGTTCATGAAGATGGTTTGAGCTTGGGTTCTAAGGTTCGCGCGTTCTTGGCGATTACCATTGAATTCTTCGTACAATGCTTTTAGTTCTACTTTATAACCAATCAATAATTCATTTTTGGCTTGGATAGCTGCATCCGCATCAATTTTCGCTTGAATAGAAGTTTCATAGGCGTCAGCACTAGGAATTTCAATCGCTTCGATGGCATCGACATATGCTCCATATAGCGCGACTAAAGCTTGAGCATCCAAATCTGAATCCACCAATAATGCATCAAATCCAGATGGGTTTGTGATCAACATTAGATTGGCTTGGGTTTCAATATAGGATACACGTAAGAAGTGGAAAGCGGCTTTCGCATTCGCTCTAAGTTGTAGATATGCAAGTCTAACGTGGTCGGTTGCGAAATCGTTCAATGCTTCACGATTTTCATTGATGATGTTTAATAATTCACGAACACTCATATTGACAGCTACTTCATAAGTTAAATCGACATCTAAAGCCATCGCCGCTTTGATGATGCGATATTTACCGACTGAGATACCAAGTGCTTCCGCTTGATCGATGTCTTCTTGGGTGATGCCTGCATTACCATCCACCACATTGACAGTCATATTTTTGGACTCCAAGTGGGCTTGAATGCGGCTACGAATATTGGCTTGGATGCGGCTCATACGATTAGCATTATCGGTTTCAGTCGTGACGACAACCGCGTTTTCCATACCCGCTTTTAAATAGCCATATTGTCTGGCCAATTCCGTGATATCGACGACGACATCAGCCGCCACTTTACCTGTAAAATCGGTATCTAATAATAACGTTTGTGCATCGTCATTGAGCGGTGTTACGCGTTCAACACGACCTCTGGCATTGGTTGTGATTTCAACGCTTGGGTTGATATCGACCGTAATTCTCGCATTCGCTGCGTTCACCGATTCGGTGCAGGCAGCGAGGATCGTAATCATTAATAAGGCTACAGTAATGACAAATAGTTTTCTCATGATGTTATTGCTCCTTTTGTTGGTAATTTTGTAAAATTGTTTGAATATATGGGGATGATTTTAGGGATTCAGTGACTTGATTCGAATTGTAATAAACCATGAATTCTTGGTAAGCTTCATCCAAAATACGACGATAAGCATTCCCTGATCCAGCAGAAGGCTGGTTAAGTATGGTGTCTAATCGTTTCGCACTAGCCAAGAACAATTGATCATACAATGAAGCATCTAAGTACAATTCAACTGAAGTTAGGACTTGCATGGCATGGGCTGGCGCTTGCCATTCACTCAATTGATTTAAATTGGCATGTGTATCGACCAAATGGGTATATAATCCACGAACACTTAGCTCGAATAACGTGTCTACTTGTTGTTTTAAATAGGCTTCATAAGCATCTATTTTGGATTCAAGCACCAATAATTTTTGATATTTCACGCTTGGCAACAATGGAATGGTCGCGTTTGGAAAGTATTCTGTTGAGAATGTTGCATAGGCTTGATTGAACTGTACAAGGTTTGAATCATACAATTCTTTTAAGTTATCAATGGCTGCTCTTAGGTTCTCTATATACGTATCCACTTCGAGTAACAAAGATGCTTTTTGATCATCGAGATTTCGTTTTAATGCTTCGAGTTGCGTTTTAAGTGCATCGATTTCTGTTGCCACAAAGCCGCGTCTGATTTCATTCAATCTTGGAATATCATAGGATAGAAGTGTATCTAAGCTATAGGATGGATCGATGGCGATGATGGCTTTAATCAAAGCGAGTTTTCGAGGTGTGATATTGAGCGATTTGGCTTCTGAAATCAAGGCTTCAGTCACTTGGATCATTTGAATTCTGGATTGAAAACGCGCTTGAATACGCTCATTTAATTTGTTTTCAATCGTTGATTTTTCATTATATGCGTTGACATTTACCACAGAAGCATCTGTGACATAACCCAACACAGTGGCTTGTGTAATGACTGCTTCAATGGCGTCATTCACGGATAAGCTGGTCAAAACCATGTTTTCAATGACCACTTCACCATCCAAATTGAGGGCACGATAGGACGTGACTTCATCTTTCTCATCCACGGTAAACTCGATAGATGGGTTGATGTCAACCGTCACAATCGATGGGGTCGTAGGGTTTTGTCTAAATAAGGTGATACCAACCAAAACCAATAATAGAAGTCCAACTGTCATGGCAAGTTTTGGATGCCAGTGGATAACGCTCGATTTATGCTTTTCTTGTCTAGGGATTTGGGATAAAATACGTGCTTTATCCAGTTCAATGGTCTTTCCTTCGGCTTTTAATTGTTCAATTAAAGATTTATTTGTCATGATTGGTACCTCCTTCCAGCTGGTGTTTCAATTTTTCAAGTGCCACATTGAGTTTAAATGTCACACCTGAGGTGGATAAATTCAGTGTTTTCGCAACTGTTTGTCTCGTTTTTCCTTCAACAACACAATGCATCACAATATAGAATTCATCTTCATCCAATACTTGGGCCGCTAAATCCATGAGCGGCGTTTCTGTGTCTTCTTGGGTGGGTTGATTGAGTGTTTCCACATCCACGAGTGTTTCTCTCGATTGTTTGTGGTAATGATTGATGGCTTCATTTTTAGCAATGCGCATGATCCATGATTTGGGTTGGTCATCCTGATAAGATGCACGGTTTTGATAGATTTTCATGTAGACGTCTTGCATGATTTCTTCAGCAACCGCTGTCCGTTTCACGATTTGGTAGATTTGATAGAACACCATACGGTTGGTTATATCATAAATCACATCCATCGCGTTACTCTGACCATTTTTTAACTGTTTCATGGCTTGTTTCAATTTAATTTGATCAAACATATGACCACTCCCAACATCCCTGACACCTATATAACAAATAACTTGTATGGTTTCGCCAGTAAAAAGTAAAAAATCTTTAATTCCATTATACGCCAACTGATGATAAGACTAAATTTGATTTGGACCATTCTACAAAAAAAATCCCATAATTATGGATACATCATCAAATAATGGGTTGTTTACTAGTCAAAATGACCAATTTAAGGTATGATATTTATAAAGCAATTTGGAGGTAATCACATGAAAAGAATCATTTTAGCTGGTGGCTGTTTTTGGGGCGTTCAAGCCTATTTTAGAGATGTCAAAGGGGTTAAACATACCGAAGTTGGATATGCCAATGGAAACAAAGAGAACCCAACCTACAAAGAAGTATGTAACGGGGTTGCGACACACGCCGAAGTAACATTGGTTGAATACGATGAAACCGTGGTTCAATTACCAACCCTATTGGAACACTTTTTTAGAATCATCAATCCTTATACCCTCAATCGTCAGGGACATGATGTTGGAGTTCAGTACCGCTCAGGGGTGTACTTTGAATCCGAAGAAGACGCTCAGGTTGCCCGTCAATTTATCGCTTCAAGACAAGCATTATCGGAACGCAAGTTTGCGGTTGTGGTTGAACCATTAAAAAACTATTATATCGCTGAAGAGTATCATCAAGATTATTTGATTAAGAATCCAAACGGGTATTGTCACGTGAATCTTGGTTTATTAAAAGAGGATGAGAAAAATGAAAAGAACTGATTACATTTCTTGGGATCAGTATTTCATGGGGGTTGCTTCTTTGTCAGCGCTTCGCTCAAAGGACCCAAGCACACAAGTTGGTGCATGCATCATCAATCCCGATAAACGCATCATCGGTATTGGCTATAATGGCTTACCACAGGTCTTATCGGACGATGAATTCCCTTGGACCAAAGAGGGCGACCTACAAGACACCAAATACCCGTATGTCGTTCATGCGGAAGCAAATGCCATTCTAAATGCCACACAATCCCTCAAAAATGGGGTTTGTTATGTCACTCTATTCCCCTGTCACGAATGTGCCAAACTGTTAATTCAAAGTGGAATTAAAGAATTGGTTTATCAAGAAAATAAATATGAAGATACACCATCGAATCGAGCATCGATGCGGATGTTTACAGCTGCAGGTGTTAAAATTCGACAATTTCATTTGGGTCATCTCGAGATTAAAAAATGAAATGGATGATTAAACACAAATGGATTAGCCTAGTCATATTGCTTGTCTATGCCAGCTTAGCCATTTTATTCACGTATCGAATGGATGATTATACCTTAACCCTCAAGGGTGACTTGACGCCAGTTAAAACCACATTGTTAGATTCGGAAGATGACCATTTCTATACCATTTACGTGGTCAGTATGGATCGTCCAACCTTATTTCAATATTGGATTGGCACACTCACCGATTCAATCGATGTTTCCAGGTTACCTGAAGCATATCGTGGTATGAGTGCGATGACACAATACAAAATGGGTCAAATCGCAGAAGAAATCAGCTACCAATACGCAACCATCCAGGCTTATACCAAAGCCAACTTGGTTGATCCGTCCATTCAAATCGAATATGATCTGCTTGGATACATGGTCAGTTATGTTGAATTGGAACAAACAGGCATCGAATTGGGGGATCTTTTGGTAGAAGTTGAAGGGCAAAATTATGCAAATTTACCTCAAAACGCCTTTTTTGGATACTTTTCGAATCAAAACACAGTCGAAGTGGTTGTCATTCGAGAAGGTAATCCGATTGAGCTCACATTAAATAAATTAACCTCTATTGACCGTTATGGGATTCGTTTAGAACCATATTATGATATCGAAACCACACCGAATCTCGAAACAACCTATGGCAATGATTTTATTGGTGGTCCATCGGGTGGTATGATACAAACCCTCGATATATATATGAAACTACTCAATATTGATTTGAAGG
Proteins encoded in this window:
- a CDS encoding S16 family serine protease — translated: MKWMIKHKWISLVILLVYASLAILFTYRMDDYTLTLKGDLTPVKTTLLDSEDDHFYTIYVVSMDRPTLFQYWIGTLTDSIDVSRLPEAYRGMSAMTQYKMGQIAEEISYQYATIQAYTKANLVDPSIQIEYDLLGYMVSYVELEQTGIELGDLLVEVEGQNYANLPQNAFFGYFSNQNTVEVVVIREGNPIELTLNKLTSIDRYGIRLEPYYDIETTPNLETTYGNDFIGGPSGGMIQTLDIYMKLLNIDLKDLKIAGTGTIEMDGTIGEIGGIEQKIWTANDHDIDIFLCAAANYDAALAIYETLDHPGFTLIKVGDIDEAIQSIMDRLS